The Halostagnicola kamekurae sequence CGTCGAGGAGGCGATCACCGACGATACGGCCGCGTTCGTGGTCAACAGCCCCTCGAATCCGACGGGTGCGGTCCAGTCCGAGGAGGACATGCGCGAGTTCGCGCGCATCGCGGACGAACACGATGTCCTCTGTCTCTCCGACGAGGTGTACGAGCGAATCGTCTTCGAGGGCGAACACCGCTCGCCGCTCGAGTTCGCCCAGAGCGACAACGTCGTGGTCGTCAGCGCCTGCTCGAAAACATACTCGATGACAGGCTGGCGACTCGGCTGGGTCGTCGGATCGAATCGGAGAATCGAACGCATGCTCCGGGTCCACCAGTACGGGCAGGCCTGTGCGAGCGCACCGGCGCAGTACGCCGCAGAGGCGGCCCTGACCGGTCCGCAGGACCCCGTCGCGGAGATGGTCGACGCGTTCGAGCGGCGCCGAGACCTCGTCGTCGACGGTCTCGAGGACGCCGGCCTCGAGGTCCCGACGCCCTCGGGCGCGTTCTACGTCATGCCCAAAGTCCCGGACGGCTGGTGTGAGGAAGTCCTCGAGCGCGACGTGGTGGTCGTGCCGGGCGACGCCTTCGGCGCACACGGCGAGGGCTATGCGCGACTCTCCTATGCGACCGGAACGGAAGAACTCAAAGAAGCGCTCGAGGTCATCGACGCGGCGACCCGGGCGGTGCGATAGGGACGTCTAAGACGGCTACACCGCCCAGTTCGACGGCCAGACGAGACGACAGGCGTAGAACTTCTATCGACTGATCTTTTCGTCGATTCCAAGAAACGATGGCCTCGTGGATTGGACCTGCGAGGCTCAGTTTACGTCCTCGTCCTCGAGGCGCTCGAGGACCTCTCTTGCGTTCTCGACGGCGGCTTCTTTTTTCGCGGGGTAGGCCTCGACTTTCGCGCGGAACGTGATCCCGTCGCCGAGTCGGCTCTCGCCGTTGAACGCGGCCTGTTTGTCGAGCGTGAGATAGAGTTCGGTGTTTTCGGTCACCCGCTGGTCGAGTTCGGCGATCAGGCCGTCGAAATCCTCGAGATCCGCGAGTCTCGAGAGGACGTGGCGCACGTCGTCTGCGTTTTCGGCGCGCGCCGAGAGGACGAGGATCCGATCGCCGTAGTGGCCCTCGCTCTCGACGCGCTCTATTTCGAACTCCTCGGGGAGGAAGGTTCGGAGCGCGCTCTCGACGCGTTTTTCGTCCTCGGTGGCGTAACAGAACGTTCGCAGATCGACGTAGTGAAGCGGGATTTGTGGCATCGGTCCTGAGAGAACGGGCGTGTCGCTGGTAGGTAGTTACTCGTCGGCGTCGTCCGGGTCGGCGTCGTCGGGAGCGGCCTCGAGGGCGTCTTCGGGAACGCCCGACTCCTGACCGTCCTCGAAGCTGATCGTGTAGGTGACGTCGCCGAACATAGATTCCATCGTCTGGGTGACCGTCCCGACTTCGCCGTCGAATTCGCTGTGTTTGTCGTGGAGCACGACGTGGTCGTCTTCCTCGAAGCTCATAGGTCGCTCTTCCCTGCCATTGCGTAAAAAGGGACTGATTCGGTTTCGACGGCTCGACGGGGAGACCGCGAGCGCGACTGCAGCCGGGTCAGGCCTCGATTCCGAGCTCCTCGAGGAGCGTCTGGCCCGCGGCGCTCGAGGAACCGGGACCGCGTGCGGTTATCAGATCGCCGTCGACGGTGACGCTCGTCTCCGAATCGAGTTCGGCGTCCCAGTTTCCGCCCGCGGCGATCACTTCGTCTTCGACCCAGTAGGGGAGTTTTCTGCCGTCTGGCATCAGGTCCTCGTTGTCGACGATTCCCTCCTCCCACTCGTTCGGGAAGCCGGTTACCTCGCGGTCGTGGACGATGAACGCGCCGTGGCTGTCTCGCGTGAACGCGAGAATGGCAACGGCGTGGCAGACGACGAGTGCCTTTCCGTCGCCCTCGATCGTCTCGCGAAGGATCGTCCGCGCGTGTTTGTCCTGATTAACGTCCCACTCGGTACCGTGACCGCCCGGGAAAACGACGGCGTCGTACTCGCCGGCTTGCGCCTTCGCGAGCGGAATGGGATCGTTCAGCCGCTCGTCGGTCTCGTGGACCTCCATGACGTGTTCGGCGGTTTCCTCGCCGACCTGTTCTGGGTCGGCAGAGCGCTCGTCGATCTGCGGCGGGCCGCCCGTCGGTGTCGCGACCGTGATGTCGACCCCCGCGTCGGTGAGCGTCTCGAGCGGCTCGACGCATTCTTCTCCCCAGTATCCCTCCTCGCTGACGACGAACAGTGCTCGAGTCATGTGCGCCCGTTCGGGAGCCAGCACATTAACGCCGGTCCAACCCCTCGGTTCTGCCGCAATCGCCGCCGCCGACCTGTTACGAGAGCGGACGGTCACGAGCGACGAGGGTGGTCTTTTTCGCCGCTGGCGACGTAGCCCGATTTATGGCACAGCGACCGAACCCCTTCGAGGAGCTCGAGAAACTGATCGATCGGCTGAGCCGGCAACTGCGGTCACCGCGGCGATCCGGCAGCAGCGGTGACGCTGACGGCGGGGACCTCGGTACGAGCGTCGGATCGCGCGGAACCGGCGTCGACGTAACGGATGCAAACGGGGAGTTCGTCGTCGTGATCGACGCGCCCGGATTCGAGCGCGACGACATCGAGCTCACGCTGACGAACCGGCGGCTGAAGATCGACGGCGAGCGCGAACAGGCCGTCGACGACGCCGAGGACACCTACCTTCGGCGCGAGCGGCGCACGCACTCGTTCAGCCGACAGCTAACCCTCCCCAGCCCCGTCGACGCGGACGGCGTCGAAGCACACCTCAATAACGGCGTCGTGACGATCAGGCTGCCGAAACGCGATTTCGACGACGCGGCGCGTTCGATCGATATCGAGTGAATCCGCGGACGGGCAATCGTCCGACCCGGTCGTGCTACAGGCCGACTACTCGTTCCCGTTATCGAGGTTCAGCGCGTCGAAAAACCGCTTCTCGAGGCGGGTGCTGGCGAACTCGAGTAACTGGTTTTCGTCCCCCGCGACATCCGCGAACAGTCCGAGATCGATGCGGCCGCCGGCCATGTCGTGGTGGCCGCCGACCGCTCCGAGTTCGCCGAACGCGTTTTGTAACGTCTTTCCGGCCTGCACTCGCGGGTCGATCGATCGGGCGCTCAGTCGGATCGAACCGTTGACGATCCCGTAGATGAGGACCGTATCGACGCCCTCGAGGTTGAGCAGGTAGTCCGCGGCCTGCGGGAGCGCGTCGGTCTCGGTGGTTCGCCCCACGCTCGAGGCTAGGGACGAACCCCGCCGCGTCCGCGACGCGATGGCGTGTCCGATCGCGTCGAGCGTCGCCGGAGAGAACGCGCTTCCGTACAGTTGCTCTAACATCTCGAGGTCCGCCTCTGGGTACACCGCCAGCGCGGCCTCGTACTCGCGTTCGGTCGGCTCGCGGACGAAATCGAGTCGTTCCCGGTGCAGCGCAAAGAGCAGTGCAGACGCCAGTCGCGTCGCGAGGGCCATCTCGAGGTCGAAGAGGTACTCGACGAAGATCGTCGCGGTCGCGCCGTAATCCGTTCGAACGTCGACGAACGCCGCCTCGACGTCGCTGTCCGGGTGGTGGTCGACGACGATCGACGGTTCGATCGACGCCGGTACCTGCGTGTTCTGGCCGGGAACCGCGTGATCGACGAACGCGAGGGAGTCGTCTTCGGCAATCGACGCGTTTCGGATCGGCGTGACGTCGATATTGAGCATGTTGACGAAGGCCCGATTTTGCTGGTGTGAGATTTCTCCCCCGTAGACTGTCCGGGTCTCGTTTACGCCGTTGTGTTTTGCGATCCGCTCGAGCGCGAGCGCGCTGGCGAGGCAGTCGGGATCCGGGTTGTCGTGACAGACGATGGTGAGCGAATCCATCTCCGCGAGCGTTTCTCCCAGATCTTCCGCTCGAGACATACCTAATCCTACGGACACGAGCGGTTTGTAAGTCGCGCCAAGATGTCGGCTGCGATGACTGGAAATACCGTATTAACTCTCGAAACTGGTTGGTACGCCGACACTTCGTCGGCGAATTCTCCGTGTTCAGATCCAAATACTGTTGATGAGTAACGTGCGTTTCAGGTCAATCTGCGCTCGAACACGGAAGAGAGTTCGGTCACGGGCCGTCCGTCCGCGCGATGGAGTCGGTCGACACCACGCGCTGGGAGGTTCCCTAGCGGTCGCGTCGTCGGCCCGTCAGCGCCTCGCTGGCCGGCGCGAACGGAATCGGCGTGCCGCGGTCGTTCTCGAGCGCTCGCTCGTAGAGCAACGACGCCGCGGCGACCGTCTCGATTCCGGTGCCGCCGCTGTCGAAGACTGTTATCTCGTCGGCGGCGGTTCGACCCGGTTCGGTGCCGGCGACCACGTCGCCGAGTTCGGCGTGGACGTGCTCGTCCGAGACGCGACCCGCCTCGCGCGCCGCGATAAACGATCCCGCATCCTGTGACACCCGCTCTCGGAGGTCGGGAACGTACGTCGACCGTTCGATCGTCGTCGCGTCGAGTTCCCGTTTGTCGGGGTGGTATTGCCCCATCGCCGTCACGTGCGCGCCGGGCTCTAGGTGCTCGCCGTCGAAAACCGGCTCGGTCGACGTCGTCGCCGTGATGACGACGTCCGCGCCCGATACCGCGGCTTCGCTCGAGGAGACGGCCCGAACCGACGCCTCGAGTTGGTCGTCGAACTCGTCGGCGAACGCAGCCCGGTTTTCCGCGGTCGGCGAGTAGACGCGGACCTCCTCGAAGTCACGAACCGTGGCAGTCGTGTGGACCTGTCCGCGAGCCTGTGGCCCGGTTCCGACGACGGCGAGTGTCGTCGCGTCCTCGCGCGCCAGCGAGTCAACGGCGACGGCTCCCGCCGCGCCGGTCTTGAACGGGTTCATGCTCGCGCCGTCGAGAATCGCGAGCGGTTCGCCCGACTGCGCGTCGAAAAGCGGCGTCACGAACCACGCGTCGCCGGCGTCGAACCCGGCGCTGTACATGTAGCCCCCCATCGCGCCCGTTTCGGGCAACAACGCGGCGTAATCGGTGAACATCCCGTCGGGATCGGTTCGGAAGTACGCCGAGCGCGGATCCGCGGGGGCACCGCGACCGCGCTGGCGATACCCCTCTCGCACCGCCTCGACGTATTCGGCAGGCGAGGCGAGGTCTTCGATAGCGTCGCTCGAGAGAAACAGCGTTTCGGTCATATCGAACAGATCGGGACCGAACGAGAAAAAGACAGTGAGAGCGCCTCGAGATCAGTCGGCGTTGATCGGCGGTCGGGCCGTGCCGGTTTCGTCGCCCGAATCGATGGGTGCGTTGACGAACATCGCGTGACCGATGAGCGTCATGGCGACCATCGATCCGACCGGAATCGCTGCCGTTATCGAAACGCCGACGACGGTGAGTGCGACGGTAATGCCGAGCAGTGCGACTGGGATGAGGGCCAGAACAATGTCGTAATATCCAGTCATAATGTATACTATCCTATGTGGAATAGTAATATAAGTGTTTCCCATAATCGCCTGATACTGGACCGATTTCAAATACTGATCCAGCTCATAAATAACTCGTAAGTTATGAGGATACCATACGCTCCGAGAACCTTTCTCATCTCTAATGATTAGGTGGTTGATGATACCGATCGACATCCATAGGGTACAGATAATCCACGCCGAACCGCAAGACTCGGTCGGGGACGATCGATCGATCAGTCGAGTGAACGAACGAGCATTGGAATGGTGGACCCGTTGTACCTTCGAAAACAGTATATGCCCATTACCATATATGTCAATTTCAGTATTGTAATCGGGCGGGGTGGATGCCGACTGCGAGTTCAGCGCAGGGCGACGGCGACGGCCGTACGCCAGAGAACGAGGACGACGAGGCCGAACCCGGTGATCACGAGGTTGAACGGGAACGCGCCACCGCCCTCGAAAAGCGGCGACGAGCGGATGATCAGACCGAGATTCGCCCCGGCTATCCAGGCCAGAGCGGTGTATCGAACCGCTCGAGTCGGGTCGGCGTAGGTTTCTCTCGCATAGAGGCCGGCCAGCAGGGCGGTTATCGCCCATCCGATGAGAAACGGGGTGATCGGCTCGAGCGCGCCGAGGGGGTTCGCCAGCGGATCCTCGCTGTGGTGGAGGTACCCGTACGTGACGAGGCCGGCGACGGCGACGATATCGACCGCCGCGATGCCGAGCCGTTCGCGCGAGAAGACGGTCGAGGCGGATCGCCCTCGAGTGTCGGTGCTCATGTCTCTCACTGGGTCCCCGTACCTATTGTGTCCCACGGTTTCTACGGCGAGCGTGACTGATACCCGTCGAACCGTCTCATCAACTCAGAAGACAGGAGGAGGGGTCTCGGCGAAGGGAGCCGAGAGTCGTCCAACGGACAGTGCCGACGTGCGAGGACGGGCCTCGCACGGAGCGACAGTGGCGACGGCGCGTATTTGTTACTGGTTGCTTTCGACGCGACGGGGCGTCTGCGCTCTCGATCTGCGGTCAGTACGGCCGGCCTACTACCACGGACTCGAGCGCTCGCTTCCCGTTGATAGCAAACGAGCGAGCGCCAGGAAATTTCGGAGAGTCAGAGTGGGTCGACGAGATCGGCGAGCGCGGCCGCGGGATCGTCCGCCTTCGCGACGCCGCTCGCGAGCAACACGCCTTCCGCACCGAGATCGGCGGCGGAGACCACGTCCTCGCCCGTGCTGATGCCCGCACCACAGAGGACCGAGACATCGTCGTCGACGCCGTCGGCAGCGTCGACAGCGTCCTCGACGACGTCGGGATCGGCCTGACTGACCGGCGTTCCCGTGCCGATGAGTTCCGGCGGCTCGACGGCGACGGCGTCCGGTCCGAGCGCCGCGCTCGCGCCGATCTGCGCGGGGTTGTTCGCACAGACGATGGTCTCGAGTCCGGCGCGCTCGGCGGCGCGAATCGAGCCGTCGATATCCGCGAGTTTCAGTCGCTTTTCGGAGTGGTTGATGAGCGTACCCTCGGCGCCTGCCTCGGCGAGCGATTCGGCCAGCGCGTGACCTGTGTTGCTGCCGTGGTCGATCGGATCGACGTGCTGGGCCCACGTCTCGACGCCCGTCGCCGCGACCCGCTCGACGTGAGCGTCCTGCGGTGCGACGGCGAGTCGAGCGTCCGTTTTCTCGTCGACGTCGCGAACGGCTTCCGCGACGGCGACCGGGTCACACGGATACGTCTTCAAATTGACGAGGATGAACATACCCGAGACAGGCCCGCGAGAACGGAAAGAGGTTTCGACAGTCGTGCGGATCGATGGGCCGACCAAACGGTCCGAAATACGACTACGATCGAGGTGTACCGCCGAAGTACGTCCGATCAGTCCTTTCGCTTGACCACGTCGCCGAGGGTGTAACTCCCGCTCGCGGAGCCGCCGTCCCAGTCGGCGTCCTCGCTCGAGCCGCTTTCGCTTGCGAGGCTCACGTCGAGGAACTTCTCGAGTTTCGACTGCACGCTGTCGGTCGGAAGCGTATCGCCGCGCTCGAGTTTCGTGATGAGACTCGCCTTCTCGTTGAGTTCGTTCGCGAGTTCCGACTGGCTGAGTCCTTTCTGTTCGCGAGCCTGTCGGATCCGGTCGTCGTAGTCGGTCGCGATCTCGTCCATGTCGTCGAACATGTCCGTTCGGCGGGTCGAGCCGCCGGAACTCGTTGAACCGCTCGAGGTCGAACTCGAGGCGTTAGCGCTCGAACTCGAGCCCGAAGAGCCGCCGGAGCTCGAACCCGTCGAGTACTTCGTCGACGTGCTCGAACTCGAGGAACCCGTCTTCACCTCGGTGCCGAAATCTGTGCAATCCGAACACACGTCAAGCTTGGCACCCTCAACTTTGATCGTTTTTGGGGACGACGTCTCGGCGCCACACATTTCGCACTGAACCATGGGAGAGTCTATATTCCGGTGCGTGATAAACCATGCGGCGAGCATCGAGGCGGCGAAACGGGCGCTTCGTTCGCAACTTGCTTCGAGGGCGTCGCGATCACTCGAGCGCCGACCAGGAGTAGTAAAACCGCTGGAGAGCGGTAAGGTGTCCGACCACCGCAAGAAAGACCAGCAGCCAGCCGACGACGGTGAGACCGCCGGGGGTCACGTTCGCGAGCGGGTAGGCGAGAAAGCCGACAGCGCCGATGATCGCGAGCCGGTCCGCTCGCCCCACGAGGCCGCCGTAGACTCGATCCAGCCCCACCGCCTGGGCCTGGGTTCCGAGGTAAGAGGTCATCACGACCCCGGTGACCGCGAGGAATCCGAGGACGTAGTCCTCGATACCGGCGGCCAGTCCGGCGATGACGACGATGTCGGCGTACCGATCTAGCACGTGATCGAGGAGGTCGCCGGCCGCGGACGCGACGTCTTGCT is a genomic window containing:
- a CDS encoding pyridoxal phosphate-dependent aminotransferase, with protein sequence MTEFSHRVEQVSISGIREVFEAAGEDAINLGLGQPDFPTPEHARAGAIEAIESEKTDAYTSNKGTRSLREAISGTYDREYGIDVDPADIIATSGGSEALHLVLEAHVDPGEEVIFPDPGFVSYDALTKIADGTPKPVPLREDLTLDPATVEEAITDDTAAFVVNSPSNPTGAVQSEEDMREFARIADEHDVLCLSDEVYERIVFEGEHRSPLEFAQSDNVVVVSACSKTYSMTGWRLGWVVGSNRRIERMLRVHQYGQACASAPAQYAAEAALTGPQDPVAEMVDAFERRRDLVVDGLEDAGLEVPTPSGAFYVMPKVPDGWCEEVLERDVVVVPGDAFGAHGEGYARLSYATGTEELKEALEVIDAATRAVR
- a CDS encoding RNA-binding protein → MPQIPLHYVDLRTFCYATEDEKRVESALRTFLPEEFEIERVESEGHYGDRILVLSARAENADDVRHVLSRLADLEDFDGLIAELDQRVTENTELYLTLDKQAAFNGESRLGDGITFRAKVEAYPAKKEAAVENAREVLERLEDEDVN
- a CDS encoding DUF1918 domain-containing protein produces the protein MSFEEDDHVVLHDKHSEFDGEVGTVTQTMESMFGDVTYTISFEDGQESGVPEDALEAAPDDADPDDADE
- a CDS encoding type 1 glutamine amidotransferase domain-containing protein, giving the protein MTRALFVVSEEGYWGEECVEPLETLTDAGVDITVATPTGGPPQIDERSADPEQVGEETAEHVMEVHETDERLNDPIPLAKAQAGEYDAVVFPGGHGTEWDVNQDKHARTILRETIEGDGKALVVCHAVAILAFTRDSHGAFIVHDREVTGFPNEWEEGIVDNEDLMPDGRKLPYWVEDEVIAAGGNWDAELDSETSVTVDGDLITARGPGSSSAAGQTLLEELGIEA
- a CDS encoding Hsp20/alpha crystallin family protein, with amino-acid sequence MAQRPNPFEELEKLIDRLSRQLRSPRRSGSSGDADGGDLGTSVGSRGTGVDVTDANGEFVVVIDAPGFERDDIELTLTNRRLKIDGEREQAVDDAEDTYLRRERRTHSFSRQLTLPSPVDADGVEAHLNNGVVTIRLPKRDFDDAARSIDIE
- a CDS encoding DHH family phosphoesterase, yielding MSRAEDLGETLAEMDSLTIVCHDNPDPDCLASALALERIAKHNGVNETRTVYGGEISHQQNRAFVNMLNIDVTPIRNASIAEDDSLAFVDHAVPGQNTQVPASIEPSIVVDHHPDSDVEAAFVDVRTDYGATATIFVEYLFDLEMALATRLASALLFALHRERLDFVREPTEREYEAALAVYPEADLEMLEQLYGSAFSPATLDAIGHAIASRTRRGSSLASSVGRTTETDALPQAADYLLNLEGVDTVLIYGIVNGSIRLSARSIDPRVQAGKTLQNAFGELGAVGGHHDMAGGRIDLGLFADVAGDENQLLEFASTRLEKRFFDALNLDNGNE
- a CDS encoding ornithine cyclodeaminase family protein; translation: MTETLFLSSDAIEDLASPAEYVEAVREGYRQRGRGAPADPRSAYFRTDPDGMFTDYAALLPETGAMGGYMYSAGFDAGDAWFVTPLFDAQSGEPLAILDGASMNPFKTGAAGAVAVDSLAREDATTLAVVGTGPQARGQVHTTATVRDFEEVRVYSPTAENRAAFADEFDDQLEASVRAVSSSEAAVSGADVVITATTSTEPVFDGEHLEPGAHVTAMGQYHPDKRELDATTIERSTYVPDLRERVSQDAGSFIAAREAGRVSDEHVHAELGDVVAGTEPGRTAADEITVFDSGGTGIETVAAASLLYERALENDRGTPIPFAPASEALTGRRRDR
- a CDS encoding DUF3054 domain-containing protein, encoding MSTDTRGRSASTVFSRERLGIAAVDIVAVAGLVTYGYLHHSEDPLANPLGALEPITPFLIGWAITALLAGLYARETYADPTRAVRYTALAWIAGANLGLIIRSSPLFEGGGAFPFNLVITGFGLVVLVLWRTAVAVALR
- the tpiA gene encoding triose-phosphate isomerase; protein product: MFILVNLKTYPCDPVAVAEAVRDVDEKTDARLAVAPQDAHVERVAATGVETWAQHVDPIDHGSNTGHALAESLAEAGAEGTLINHSEKRLKLADIDGSIRAAERAGLETIVCANNPAQIGASAALGPDAVAVEPPELIGTGTPVSQADPDVVEDAVDAADGVDDDVSVLCGAGISTGEDVVSAADLGAEGVLLASGVAKADDPAAALADLVDPL
- a CDS encoding multiprotein bridging factor aMBF1 yields the protein MVQCEMCGAETSSPKTIKVEGAKLDVCSDCTDFGTEVKTGSSSSSTSTKYSTGSSSGGSSGSSSSANASSSTSSGSTSSGGSTRRTDMFDDMDEIATDYDDRIRQAREQKGLSQSELANELNEKASLITKLERGDTLPTDSVQSKLEKFLDVSLASESGSSEDADWDGGSASGSYTLGDVVKRKD
- a CDS encoding CDP-alcohol phosphatidyltransferase family protein, whose translation is MTLDQFRPYISRFLDPFVKGFDRIGMTPNGVSVLAFGMAIAAAVAFALGGRGDPIWFVAAAILVFVNGWLDIIDGALAREQDVASAAGDLLDHVLDRYADIVVIAGLAAGIEDYVLGFLAVTGVVMTSYLGTQAQAVGLDRVYGGLVGRADRLAIIGAVGFLAYPLANVTPGGLTVVGWLLVFLAVVGHLTALQRFYYSWSALE